GCCACGAGCCCAGCGCACACGCTGCTTCCACAACGCCTTGATCGATGAGGGAGATTCAGCATAAACAAGAGCACGGGGTGCAAAAGTAATGCGCCAATCCGTTTCGTGGATTTGCCACGTGAGATCTAGGTCCTCACCGATGGTGTCTTCGCGCAAGGGGTGACCCGGTTCGCGCTGCGCAATCTGGTCAAGACAGGAACGGCGGAATGTCCCGCAATTGCCCGAGATCACCGGAACAACGCGGAGGATGTCGAAAGCGCGTCGGACCAATCCAGTGCCCACGTGTGTAATGAGCGCCAGGAAACGAGTGAGAACCCGGTTGAGGTTCACCGGTCGATCGTCACCACAAACTGCACCAACGCGATCATTGTGAAACGCCTTAAGCATCTCAGGGACGGTCTCTGGGGTGAATACCGAATCAGAGTCGATGAACATTAAGAATTCACCAGATGACTCACGATAGCCGTGATTAAGTGCTGCTCCCTTGCCGGCGTTGTCCTGGTAGATGTAGCGAACTTGCGGGTATGTCCGCTCCAGTTCCTCGCCGATCTCGCGGGTGCGGTCTTTCGAACCATCGTCCACGATGATGACTTCCATCTTTTCGTACCCCGCGCCCACGATCGACGACACGCATGATTCCAGCACGGTTTCCTCATTGTGTGCGGGAACAACCACTGATACGGAAGGTTGATCGGGAAGCACGCCGAGGTTGCCGTTACGTTGTCGTCGTGAAGCCAGAAGCTCGTGCAGCAAAGCAAAGGGTACGAAAAGGATCCGGATCAGCAACAATGCCAGGGTGAAGATGAGGAACCACATTTATTGCGCCTCACGAAGCAAAGCTTCAAGAATCTCCGGAGCGTGTGCGGAATTAGCTCCAAAACGAGCGTTGATCTCTAGCAACACCGGTTGATTGTTGCGATCCATGCGGATGTCCATGTCAATTGGTCCCGAGAGTCCCAATTCACGGGCAATGCGGGTGGCAAGCTCGGAAACTTCGGCGTGCTCGGTGCGCTCCACCGCATCAGCGTTGCCTACACGTCCTTCGCGCAGCTTGGTCTTTTTAAGAACCACGCACGTGATCTCACCATCAGCAGGAATGTAGAGCTGCGGGCAGAACTCATCGCCGGGGGCAAATGACTGAATAATCAGCGCAGCGTCGCGGTCAGCAGGCAGATTGTCTTGCGTGTCGACGACCACAACGCCGCGTCCCCCGCGAGCGACGCGAGGTTTGATCACGGCGGGGAACTCGTCGAAAAGCTCTGTGCCGGTGACTGTTTCGGGCACCGACAAACCGCGGCTCAAGCAAAACTGCGCTGTGAGCCACTTGTCGTGGGCGATTCCGACAGCGGATGCATCCGATAGAACAACGGCGCACGGAAAGATCGGGGCCGCTGCTGCCACGAAAGGAAGCTCGTCTTGCACCGTGGGGATAAAAATGTCGATGCTGTGTTCTTTGACAACACGAATCAGGAAAGGAATGAGCTCCGGTGAGTCGGCTCGCGGTCCTTGGAGCGCCCCTGCGATTTCGACCATGTCGACACCGACAACCGAGTGCCCGCGTTCCTTGAGTTGCTCACTGAGTGATTTGCCCGCCGGTCCGCCGACTCCGGTAATGAGGAATGTGGCCATCTGAATTGAGTCCTTTAGTCTTAAAGCGGCATTGGATCGTTCAGGCGAAGGCGCATTGGTTCGAACCCCTCAGCGCGACGAATCCGTCCTTGACGTCCGCGGAAAGTAGTAATCGAATCCACGATTTCGCGTGACATATATGGTTTGCCTGACTGGTTCGCGTGCGCGGCAATGGCTTCGGCTTTTACATCAGAGTAGTCGGTGACATCGATGAACACGGTCGGGGAGAAGTCAGCAGTCACTGAAGGGGACTCGAAGCACAAGATGGAGTGGTGGTTTCGGGCCGCGCGCATGACCGCTCGGTGTACGGCCAAATGATCCTGATGCACTTCATTCTTCGAATGGGTGAAGATCAAATCGGGCTGCTTGGCACCCATCTTCGCTTCGATGGCATCGATCATTTCGTTCATGTGCTCGTCCAAAGCGCGGTCAGTCAACGACAAAACCGTAACACTGGAAAGTCCAAGGAAAGTTGCACCCGCGCGAGCCTCGTCCGGGCGGACGGCAGCGTCGCCACCATCTGCACCGTCCGACATGATGATCCCGTGTACCTGGTGGCCCGAGTCGACAAGCTTTGCAATTGTCGATCCACACGCGATTTCAAGGTCGTCGGGATGCGCAGCAACGATCAATACGCTGGAGGGACGTGGTGCAGAGTGCTGCGGAATGCGAGAGTAGTGGCCAACGTAGGCCAGCATTCCTAATAGCGCGATAATCGCAATAACGTTGCCGAAAAGGAACCACGGGTGGGTGGTTAACAAGTGACCCGCAGCAAGAAGCCCTGTGAGGATGAAACCGATTCGGATAGCCCTGAAAAGAGCTCCGGGAGCCCGATAGTTGCGCTTGAGAAATCGGCGAACTTTGGGACGGGAGAAGAAGAGGAGGCCGCACACTGAAAGGAGCAGTAAGAGCGACTCAAGGAGCGTAGACATTTTCAATTTTCCTTTGCCAAAGTGTGTGCCACTATAACAAACAGCACGGTAACCGCGATTTTTGTTACCCGCAACTAATGTCGATCGCATTATGAAAAGCGTTTCATCTGGATACTAGAAATCTCCAAAAATCTTGGATCGTTGTTGCAGGTGACAGGAAACTTGGCAAAGAAACTCTCATTTAAGTTTCATCTTGGCGCGCGACTGTGCCGGATGCCAGCGACCTCGCCCAATCCTCATTTTTGAACTGGGCGGGCACCGCGCCTTGTAATAACTTCTTCGTTAGCGCCGCGCTATTTTCTAGCGGCTGGTTGGATCCGAGCAGAATGATGTTGCCGTACCTGCGCCCCTTCAGCATCGGAGGATCGGCGATAGCTGCAACGTGGGGGAAGACCTGAAGCATGCCACTGAGTTCCTCGCGCGCGTTCTTCAAATCCGAGTAATCGCCACAGTTGGCTACATACAAGCCGGTGGCGCTTAACGACGAATGTGCGGCCTCAAAGAACTCCACCGTAGTTAACGGGCGCGGGGTCACAGCTGAGGAAAAGACATCTCGGATAATGATGTCGCGGCTGGCCGGAACAAACTTGTCGGTTTCCTCCCGCGCTTCACCGACCCGAATCTTCACCGCAGGTGCTTTGGGAATGTCAAAAACCTCGCGCACTAGCACCGCCAAATCCATGTCGATCTCTACCACGGTGTTTCTCGAGTTTGGCCACACGTGTGCGAAATAGCGCGCCAGGGAACAGCCAGCTCCGCCCAAATGCGTCAGACGCGGTTTCTCGTATGATGTCAGTTCTTCGATGGCAGCGGCAATCCAACGCATGTACTCAAAATCCAGCCGCTCCGGTTCACCCACGACGATGCTAGAAGAAGGGACTCCGTTGACCATGAGAGTCAAGGAACCGTCAGACTCCTCAATGATTTCGGCAATCCCAGTATCAATCTCATAGATCTTGTTGTCCTGCTGTTTTCTGGCCATGGATGAAGAGGGTACACTGCCCGACATGCGAGTTCTTGTAGCAATGTCCGGAGGGGTCGATTCGTCGGTGGCGGCCTCTCGTGTTGTTGACGCCGGCCACGACGTGGTCGGCGTGCACCTTGCCCTGTCGCAAGATCCGTTGGCCACCCGCGAGTCCGCCCGTGGTTGCTGTTCGCTCGAAGATTCCGCCGATGCCCGCCGCGTTTGCGACAAACTCGGCATCCCTTTTTATGTATGGGATTTCTCTGACCGCTTCAAAGAAGAAGTCATCGACAACTTCGTCGATTCCTACGCCATCGGCGAAACACCTAACCCGTGCTTGCGCTGCAACGAGAAAATCAAGTTCGCAGCCTTGTTAGAGCGCGCGTTAGCTCTCGGCTTCGATGCTGTCGCCACAGGCCATTACGCAATTATCGACGACCAAGGCAACCTGCGCCGTTCTGCCGATCCTTTGAAGGATCAGTCCTACGTACTCGGTGTTCTCACCCGCGATGAACTCGACCACTGCATCTTTCCGGTGGGTGACACGGAGAAGCCACAGATCCGTGAAGAGGCGCAAGCTAAGGGATTTTCCACAGCGAACAAACCAGACTCATACGACATTTGCTTCATTCCCGATGGCAACACACAAGCATTCCTTGGACGTTCGATCGGCGTGCGCCCCGGCATGGTTGTCGATCAAGACGGCACCGAACTCAAGGAACACGACGGAGCATTCCAATACACCATCGGCCAGCGCCGAGGGCTCGACCTGCGCGTGCCAGCCGCTGATGGCCAGCCACGCTACGTGACCGACGTGGATGCCTCGACCGGCACGGTGACCGTGGGCCCGCGTCAAGCACTCGAAGTTACCTCCATCACCGCCGACAGGCTGAAGGTCTTGCACCCCCAGATGCAAGGCGAATTCGAAGCAAACGTGCAGATCCGAGCACACGGCGGGGTAGTGCCGTGCTGGGCGAACGTCCAGGGTGACTCGATGCAGCTCGGGCTGAAAGAGCCACTGTCGGGCGTGGCTCGTGGCCAAGCAGCAGTGCTTTACCTCCCGGATCCTGACGGTTTGGGAGACGTGGTTCTAGGTTCCGGAACCATCTGCGGCACCGCATAGGATAAGCCCATGACAGCATTCGGTCTTGGTGAGCTGCCCGGCACTAACTTCGTCGAGGCAGCCGACATCGTCTTTTCGGAAACCCCACTACCGCATATTCCGCAACTGCCGGAGCGGGGACTCGGATCCGATCTAATTGGACGGACAGCGGCGCTTTTGCCTCTTCACCTCGACAAAGGCCCTCGGTCATGGATAGTGACTCGGCGCCCGCAGATCATGACCCGTCGGGCCGCCGACCAATTCGAGCGCGATCTCGACACGTTGGAAGAACTCTGGGCGGGCAAGATTGAACAGCTAAAGGTCCAGTTGGTGGGTCCGTGGACTCTGGCCGCGGAGATCGAGATGCCCAACGGGCACCGCATGCTGTCGGATCGCGGAGCACTAGAGGATCTCACGGCAGCGCTGCGTGAGGCCGTTGAGAACCACGTCGCGGACGTCGCCAAGCGTTTTGGTGCGGATGTTGTTGTCCAACTCGACGAACCCAAGTTGCCGCAGGTACTCGCGGGTCGCGTTAAAGGAACTACGGACTACGACACGATTGCCAAGGTCGATCCGCAAAAGGTGTATGAGCGCCTTGAGCTTTTCGGCGACGTTTTGCTGCACACCACCTCGCCACTGTTCGATAGTCCGTGGATCACCGTCGACCTGAGCTCATTGACTACGACAAAGCTTCTCGACGAAGCGGGTGCTGCCTTGGGACAAGGGCACCGTTTTGCCATTGCGCCGATGGAACCCAAGAAGGTGGGAGAGATCGTCGACAAGCTGCAGATCGATCCGGTGGTAATCAAGATCGATGTCTACGCGACAGGTGGCCGCGCGGAAGACTACCGTCGTGCGCGAGAGGTGGACGACATCTTGCAGCGAGATTTTCTTAGCTGATCATGGGCCAGGCTGTGGTGACGTCTGTTGAGTCGCGACCCCGGGACTCTAAGAACTTGCGCAGCTCTATCTGGAGTTCGTAGTACTCAACGGCCTGATATTCCATGAGTTCATCGGTATCCATTGTGGCAAGCTCCGGCCAAATTTTGTTTACTTGCTTCCAAGCGATGCGGGCGGCGGCCATCGCGTCAGAAGTAGCTTCGTGAGCGTTTTCCAGCTTGACGCCGTAAAACTCAGACAGAGCGGTGAGATTGCGCTTGCCCTTTCGGTATCTGTCGCGAGCACGATCGATCAAGTACGGGTCATACACCGGGCCGGTAACTGTGAAATCGCTGGTCAATGCGCGCAGAACGGAGAGGTCGTAGGGGGCGTTGAACACAATGAGTGTGAGCCCTTTTTCCCAACCCCGCTTGATCGCGTCGACAGTTTCCTGCAGGACTTCATCGTGTGGGCGACCTTCGGCGCGGGCTTTCTCCGTGGTAATGCCGTGAATCTTGGCGGCTTCGGCCGGGATCTCGACGCCCGGATCAGCCAGGGTTTCTTTTGCTTCGACGTCTCGGCCGTCGATGCTCACGATGGCGGAAGTAACGATGCGAGCCTCAGTAGGATTGACCGAGGTGGTCTCCAAGTCGAACGAAAGCATCCGGGAAGCGTTGAAAGTCGGCATGTCCTTTACTCTAGCTACACTTGTTAACCGTGACCGATAATTTTGCTGAACTGCGCCGCGAATGGGACGACCTAGCTGAGGAAGTTCGTCGCCACCGCGATTTGTACTACAACAGCAACCCCATCATCTCTGATGCTGAGTTTGACCAATTGTTGGCCAAGCTACAACAACTAGAAGACGAACACCCCGAGCTCGCAGTGCCGGATTCTCCGACTAAGGAGGTCGGTGCGCCTGTTACGGGATCGTTTGACGATGTTGAGCATCTTGAGCGCATGATGAGCTTGGACAATGTGTTCAGCGAAGAAGAGTTGGTCAACTGGCTCGCGCGCACGCCCGGGCCCTACTTGACGGAACTCAAGATCGACGGTCTCTCTATCAATTTGGTTTACCGGAATGGTGAATTGGCGCAGGCCGCCACTCGTGGCGATGGGCGAGTGGGCGAAGACATCACTGCGAATGCACGCGTGATCGAGGACATCCCGCACGCGTTGCAAGGCGATTTCCCTGAACTGGTGGAGATTCGTGGCGAGGTATTCATCCGGCCAGAGGATTTCCCAGAGCTCAACGCCCAACGCATTGAAGAAGGCGGTAAGCCTTTTGCCAACCCGCGCAATACCGCGGCTGGGGGCCTGCGCCAGAAGAACCCAGAGGATGTGAAGAAGCGTCGGCTGCATATGGTGTGCCATGGCATTGGAGCGCGAGAGGGTTTCACTCCGGCTACCCAGCATGAGGCCTACGAAGCCCTCAAAGCATGGGGCTTGCCGGTATCGGAATACACCAAGCGGGCCGAAACGGCACAGGAAGTGGTCGATTCGGTGCGTTACTGGGCGGACCATCGCCACGACGCGATCCACGAGATGGACGGCGTGGTAATCAAGGTGGATTCGATTGCGCAACAGCGTGGTTTAGGCGCCACCTCACGTGCGCCACGCTGGGCTATCGCCTACAAGTACCCGCCGGAGGAAGTAACTACCAAACTTAAAGACATCCAAGTTGGAGTAGGCCGTACCGGTCGAGTCACGCCATTTGCAGTCATGGAGCCTGTGTTCGTCTCAGGCTCCACCGTATCGATGGCCACCTTGCACAATCAGTCCGAGGTGAAGCGAAAAGGCGTGCTCATCGGCGATACCGTGGTCATTCGCAAAGCGGGCGAGATTATCCCGGAAGTGCTCGGCCCAGTTGCTGACCTTCGTGATGGAACAGAGCGCGAATTCATTTTCCCCACGCTGTGTCCCGCGTGTGGCACCCGTTTGGCGCCGCAAAAAGATGGCGATATCGACTGGCGCTGCCCGAACACTAGGTCCTGCCCTGCGCAGCTGTCGACTCGCTTGACCTACCTGGCTGGCCGCGGCGCATTTGATATTGAAGCGCTTGGTGAGAAAGGCGCCGAGGATCTCATCCGCTCCGGCGCGCTTGTCGACGAAGGCGATCTGTTCAACCTCAGCGAAGAAGATCTCTTGCAGACCAAGGTCTATACGACCAAAGCAGGGAAGGTAAATGCCTCCGGGAAGAAGCTCCTAGACAATCTCACCACGGCGAAAAACGTGGATCTATGGCGCGTGATCGTCGCATTGTCTATCCGCCACGTCGGTCCTACAGCAGCGCGCGCACTCGCGGGACGTTACCGCTCTATGCAGGCGCTCATCGATGCGCCTGTGGAGGATCTGGCAGAAACCGATGGCGTAGGCGGGATTATCGCCGAGGCCTTCAAAAAGTGGTTTGAAGAGCAATGGCACCGGGCGATCGTCGATAAGTGGGCGGCTGCGGGAGTCACTATGGAAGCTGATACTTCCGACGAGGTCGCCCAGACTCTGGAGGGGTTAACCGTGGTGGTCACCGGGACGTTGGACAACTTCACGCGTGATTCTGCGAAAGAAGCGATTGTGTCCCGAGGTGGCAAAGCAGCTGGTTCGGTATCGAAAAAGACCGACTACGTAGTGGCGGGGGAGAACGCTGGTTCCAAGGAGACCAAGGCCAGGGAGCTCGGCGTGCCGGTGCTTAACGAAGCCGGCTTTATCACTTTGTTGGAATCAGGAGCAGCGCAGTAGCGCTCCGACGATAGCGCCAACATTGCCGATGTGCTCGACTTCGGTGGCCAAATAGTCGGGGCCACCGATGCGTCCCATGATCAAGACTAGGTCGGTCTGAGGCAGGGGGGCTGCGGCAAGCGTCGAGTCCAACAGGCCCCAGGATTCTGGGATCCACTCTTCAAGGTCGGGGAACAACACGCGCGCCTCGGTGATGTTAGTTAATGATGGGGAAGAGCCATCGTCACCGGGGGCACCGTCCGACGCTGCCACGCGGGAGACACCGTGGGCATCCTGACGTAACACCACGGCCCATGAGGAGGTCAAGGCTTGAGGCATGACAGAGACGAGTTCCTGCATGGCTCGCGGGACATCGTGGGCTTGCGCCGCGACGCGAGAAAGCATTTCAATCTGACCGCGTCGATCTACTCGGCCGGTAAAGGGACGGATTGAATCGACTTCCACGCCATCCACCGCGGTTGCAGCGGTGATCAGTGCATCGGCCATCGTGCCCTTCGGGAGGGATACGACGATGTCGTCCATGACTGTGTTGTTAGGCAGCGTTTCGACGATGTCGACGGACTGGATGTTCGCGCCAATAATTCCGAAAGCCTGGGCGAGGTCACCGAGGCTTCCTGGCTCATCGGGGAGCAGGATACGGATTAGATATGACATCGCTTCCTTCCCTTCCTTGCAATCGAATACGTCCATCATTTATACCAGTGCTCCCCACGCCCTGAAAGAAACCTTGGTGCCGTATTATGGGAGCGGTTAAAGGAACAACGTATAAAAGGAAGTAGTTCACGTGTCTGACATTTCCCGCGAGGACATCGCCCGCCTCGCAAGTCTCGCCCGTCTGCGCATGACGGATGATGAGCTAGATTCATATGCCGACCAGATGGACACCATCTTGGAAGCCGTGGCCAAGGTGTCTCAGGTCGACACCGAAGGTGTGGAGCCAATGAGTCACCCTCATTCCATTGAGGCTCCGATGCGTGAAGATATTGTCGTGGACACCTTGACTCAGGAGCAGGCACTGTCGCAGGCACCAGAGGTCGAAGACGATCGTTTCGTTGTTCCGCAAATCCTTGGAGAGGCTGAATAGAACATGACTGACTACACCACCCCAACTACGGGACTGACCAGCCTGTCCGCAGCCGAGTTGGCTGAAAAGATCCACTCCGGCGAGGTCACCTCCCGCGAGGTTACCCAGGCACATCTTGACCGTATTGCCCAGACCGACGAGGTGCTAGGCGCGTTCCTTCATGTGGGTGCCGAGGAAGCTCTGGCTACCGCCGACGAAGTTGACCAGGCGATCAAGGCAGGGGAAAAGCCCGCATCCGCACTGGCAGGCGTGCCTTTGGCGCTGAAAGACTTGTTTGTTACCACCGATGCGCCAACCACCGCGGCATCCAAGATGCTGGACGGCTATGTCTCCCCTTACGACGCAACCGTGGTGACCAAGTTGCGCGAGGCTGGAATCCCAATCCTGGGTAAGACCAACTTGGATGAGTTTGCACTCGGTTCGTCCACCGAAAACTCTGCGTTTAAAGTTACCCGCAATCCGCACGACATTGATCGCACACCTGGTGGGTCAGGCGGCGGTACCTCCGCTGCGGTGGCTTCGGGACAGGCACCGCTGGGCATCGGCACGGACACCGGCGGTTCCATCCGTCAGCCGGCAGCCTTGACCGGTACCGTTGGTGTGAAGCCAACGTACGGAACTGTGTCGCGCTACGGCATGATTGCCGCGGCATCATCTCTGGACCAGGGTGGCCCAACCGCGCGTACCGTCCTTGACACCGCGCTATTGCACGAGATTGTGGCAGGTGTGGATCCATTCGACGCGACTAGCGTGAACAAGCCGATCGCTCCGGTAGTCCAAGCGGCCCGCGAGGGCGCATCCGGGGATCTGACCGGCATCAAGATTGGCGTGGTAAAGCAGTTCGAGCGTCCCGGTAACCAAGAAGGCGTACTGGATGCGGTTTCCAAGGCCTACGAGGATCTGGCATCGCTCGGTGCTGAGGTTATCGAGGTCGATTGCCCACACTTTGACGATGTTATGGGCGCGTACTACATCATTCAGACATCCGAGGTTTCGTCGAACCTCGCACGATTTGATGGCATGCGTTACGGCCTGCGCGAAGGTGACGACGGCAAGAACTCCGCCAATGACGTCATGGAGATCACCCGCGCGGCCGGCTTCGGGCCTGAAACTAAGCGACGCATCATGCTGGGCACCTATGCGCTGTCTGTCGGCTACTACGATGCCTACTACCTGCAGGCACAGCGTGTGCGCCAGCTCATCGCCAACGACTTCAAGCGTGCTTTCGAGCAGGTGGACGTAATCGTGGCGCCAACCACCCCGACCACGGCGTTCATGCTGGGGGAGAAGGTCGACGACCCTTTGGCGATGTATAACTTCGACCTGTACACGCTGCCGCTGAACCTAGCTGGCCTACCGGGCATGAGCCTGCCAATTGGTGTGGCGGAAGACACAGGCTTGCCAGTGGGGCTTCAACTGATGGCTCCAGCCTTCCACGATGATCGCTTGTACCGCGTCGGTTCTGCATATGAGGCGAAATTTTCCTAAGTGATCCGCGTTTTCCTCCTTTGGCGCTGAGCAAGCGTCAAAGGGGGATTTTTTGTTCCTGTGCACATGAATGATCCCTAATCAAAGTTTCATGAAAGGTTCATACATGTCGGCTTTAATGGTGCTTCGAATATGAAATAAGTGTGTTGCATCTAGAAAGGTCCCGAAAATGTCAATGAACTTCGCCCGTGCAGGAATCCTCGAACGTCAAACCGCAATGCTCAACGAGGCACTCAATGCCGCTAGTCGCCCGACTGGCCCTGCGCCTGCGTCCCAGGGGGCACGTCGTCGTGAAGCGTTGCCTTCGCAGCACATCCAAAACTCCTACACCTGTCGGTTCATCTCGGATCCTTATCACGAATCACCAGAGGACTACTTTTTGGTGGCTGGGGAGGACGTCGCCCCACGCGCAGGCGATGTCGTTTTGGCCAAAGTTGTGGGAATTCACAACCACAAGCGCGTGGAAACTGAGCAATCTCGTAAGGCGAAGCTTTTCGACGAAAACCTGATCCTGTTGGCTTATGGCCACCGCTACGCAGCCGACCAATTCCTTGCGCATATTCCCGACAACCTTGATTACTGCCACCTAGTCGCAGCTGGTGGCATTGCCGGTGTGGTCACTGAATCGCATGCGAACATGGATGATCCGACGCTAATTGAGCCACTGGGGCTGCTTGCAACCGACAAGGGCATCGTTAACATCGGCGACTACGCTCCGTATGCCAACGAGCCTCGCGACTCCGCTGCTGAGAGTCGTCCAGAGGTGATCGCAGTGTTGGGAACCTCAATGAACTCGGGAAAGTCCACCACACTCGCTTGCCTGGCTAACGGTTTAACCAAGGCAGGCAAGAAGGTGGGAGCAGGAAAGATTACCGGTACCGGTGCGGGAAATGACCGCATGATCTACCACGACGCAGGCGCGGCGGAAGTCATCGATTTTACTGACTTCGGCTACGGCTCTACCTTCAAGATGGACTTTCAAAAGCTGCGCGACCTTACCGTCAACATGATCGACGTTCTTTCACGCGACAACGACGTCGTCATCGTTGAGATTGCCGACGGCGTCTACCAGACAGAGACAGCGCGCTTGCTGCGTGACGAGATTTTCCATGCATCCGTGGACCAAGTCGTGTTCTCCGCGGTCGACGCCCTCGGCGCTCGGGCCGGCGTGCAGACGCTGCAGGAAGCAAAGCTGCAGATCGCCTGTGCGACCGGTGTCATGACTGCGTCTCCACTCGCAACCCAAGAGGCCGATGAGGTCCTGGGAGATTTGAACGTGCCTGTTATCAGTACATTTGATCTGACTTGTCCTGACGTGGCAACTACACTGCTAAAGCGTGACTAAAATGCCTCCAATGTGGGCTGGGCGGCGGCGAGGGCTTTTCATTCTCCTTGTCACGCTCGGTATATTCCAGGCCGTGCTCGCTTTGATCATGGCTCTATCTGTCGATGCCTTGCTCAGCCCTGGTATCGCCACTGACAAATGGGACAGCGTCGCCCTCGTCGGCACGGCACTCGGCATCGGTATCGCACGCTGGATCGAGCGCGTTGTCGCAGAAGACCTCGGCCAAGACTATGTCTTTGAGCAACGGCACCGCTTGATTATTTCTTCGGTCGGGGGAGCGGACTATTCAGGATCTCTGGGAGTCACGGTCACGCGAGCCTCCAACGATCTTTCGGCAGTGCGCAACTGGATCGCACTAGGTATCGTCCCGCTGGTGACAGGCATTCCGTTGATTGCCGTTGTCCTCATCGGATTGTTGTTCATCTCGCCTCAAATTGGGCTTGCCGTTGCAATCCCAATCGCTTTGATCGGCGCAGCAATCCCGATTTTGGCCCACATGACTTATGTGCGATCGCGTGCTTTACGACGACGCCGCGGGCGCCTTTCATCCCGCATCGCAGATACCGTCATGGCCAGTGAATCTGTGCGTGCTTCGGGCGCCGTTGCCCGCGAGGTCAAGGCAATTGACCGGCATAGCGACCGAGTCGTCGACGCTGCGGTGGATCGTGCGTGGGTTACAGGTCTCACCCGTTCCTTGACGGCGACGGCGGCGTCGCTGTGCACAGTTGCAGTGGTCTTGATCGCTGTGGAAGGCTGGGCGGACTCGTCGGTAGTTGCCTCGGCGATGACCTTGTTGGGAGTTCTTGCAGCTCCTGTAACTGACTTGGGGCGAGTGGTGGAATATCGCCAAAACTACAAGGCGGCGACTCGCATCCTCGGCCCGGTACTGGAAAAGGCCGATGAGCTGTCAGGGCGGGAGAGTCAGCGCCAGCGGAAGTGGGAACTAAGGTATGGCAACGAACTACTCAGCTACCCAGATTTGCCCTACGGTCAGGTGCAGTTAGGCAAAGATTTCGTTGTTGATGCTGGGGACATCGTACTTATGTCCGCCAACGATCGTTCTAAAATCCGTGACACTCTCGCGGCAATCTTGTCGGTAAATCAAGCTGACAAACTGGTAATCGCAGGTTATGACTTCGGCCTGGCTCCAGAGAAAGTAAGGCGAAACCTTGTTGGCTTTGCCTCAGATTACGTCCCAGTTGAGCGTGGTTCGATTCAGCGGCTT
The Corynebacterium breve genome window above contains:
- the ligA gene encoding NAD-dependent DNA ligase LigA, whose translation is MTDNFAELRREWDDLAEEVRRHRDLYYNSNPIISDAEFDQLLAKLQQLEDEHPELAVPDSPTKEVGAPVTGSFDDVEHLERMMSLDNVFSEEELVNWLARTPGPYLTELKIDGLSINLVYRNGELAQAATRGDGRVGEDITANARVIEDIPHALQGDFPELVEIRGEVFIRPEDFPELNAQRIEEGGKPFANPRNTAAGGLRQKNPEDVKKRRLHMVCHGIGAREGFTPATQHEAYEALKAWGLPVSEYTKRAETAQEVVDSVRYWADHRHDAIHEMDGVVIKVDSIAQQRGLGATSRAPRWAIAYKYPPEEVTTKLKDIQVGVGRTGRVTPFAVMEPVFVSGSTVSMATLHNQSEVKRKGVLIGDTVVIRKAGEIIPEVLGPVADLRDGTEREFIFPTLCPACGTRLAPQKDGDIDWRCPNTRSCPAQLSTRLTYLAGRGAFDIEALGEKGAEDLIRSGALVDEGDLFNLSEEDLLQTKVYTTKAGKVNASGKKLLDNLTTAKNVDLWRVIVALSIRHVGPTAARALAGRYRSMQALIDAPVEDLAETDGVGGIIAEAFKKWFEEQWHRAIVDKWAAAGVTMEADTSDEVAQTLEGLTVVVTGTLDNFTRDSAKEAIVSRGGKAAGSVSKKTDYVVAGENAGSKETKARELGVPVLNEAGFITLLESGAAQ
- the gatA gene encoding Asp-tRNA(Asn)/Glu-tRNA(Gln) amidotransferase subunit GatA, with protein sequence MTDYTTPTTGLTSLSAAELAEKIHSGEVTSREVTQAHLDRIAQTDEVLGAFLHVGAEEALATADEVDQAIKAGEKPASALAGVPLALKDLFVTTDAPTTAASKMLDGYVSPYDATVVTKLREAGIPILGKTNLDEFALGSSTENSAFKVTRNPHDIDRTPGGSGGGTSAAVASGQAPLGIGTDTGGSIRQPAALTGTVGVKPTYGTVSRYGMIAAASSLDQGGPTARTVLDTALLHEIVAGVDPFDATSVNKPIAPVVQAAREGASGDLTGIKIGVVKQFERPGNQEGVLDAVSKAYEDLASLGAEVIEVDCPHFDDVMGAYYIIQTSEVSSNLARFDGMRYGLREGDDGKNSANDVMEITRAAGFGPETKRRIMLGTYALSVGYYDAYYLQAQRVRQLIANDFKRAFEQVDVIVAPTTPTTAFMLGEKVDDPLAMYNFDLYTLPLNLAGLPGMSLPIGVAEDTGLPVGLQLMAPAFHDDRLYRVGSAYEAKFS
- the gatC gene encoding Asp-tRNA(Asn)/Glu-tRNA(Gln) amidotransferase subunit GatC, with the translated sequence MSDISREDIARLASLARLRMTDDELDSYADQMDTILEAVAKVSQVDTEGVEPMSHPHSIEAPMREDIVVDTLTQEQALSQAPEVEDDRFVVPQILGEAE
- a CDS encoding DUF1611 domain-containing protein; this translates as MSMNFARAGILERQTAMLNEALNAASRPTGPAPASQGARRREALPSQHIQNSYTCRFISDPYHESPEDYFLVAGEDVAPRAGDVVLAKVVGIHNHKRVETEQSRKAKLFDENLILLAYGHRYAADQFLAHIPDNLDYCHLVAAGGIAGVVTESHANMDDPTLIEPLGLLATDKGIVNIGDYAPYANEPRDSAAESRPEVIAVLGTSMNSGKSTTLACLANGLTKAGKKVGAGKITGTGAGNDRMIYHDAGAAEVIDFTDFGYGSTFKMDFQKLRDLTVNMIDVLSRDNDVVIVEIADGVYQTETARLLRDEIFHASVDQVVFSAVDALGARAGVQTLQEAKLQIACATGVMTASPLATQEADEVLGDLNVPVISTFDLTCPDVATTLLKRD
- a CDS encoding amino acid-binding ACT domain protein, with translation MSYLIRILLPDEPGSLGDLAQAFGIIGANIQSVDIVETLPNNTVMDDIVVSLPKGTMADALITAATAVDGVEVDSIRPFTGRVDRRGQIEMLSRVAAQAHDVPRAMQELVSVMPQALTSSWAVVLRQDAHGVSRVAASDGAPGDDGSSPSLTNITEARVLFPDLEEWIPESWGLLDSTLAAAPLPQTDLVLIMGRIGGPDYLATEVEHIGNVGAIVGALLRCS